DNA from Hippoglossus hippoglossus isolate fHipHip1 chromosome 1, fHipHip1.pri, whole genome shotgun sequence:
TGTTGCCCACAGCTCCTCTTTAGATCAGGTCGACCACAAGATCCTGCAAGCAAAGTGAGTGACAGAATTCCCTGTGCCGGTTGTGTTCCAGTAAATATGCAACATGTAATGTCTTTGACAAACGTCTTTGTATCTCGTTAAGGAATGCCTTGTTTGAAGTAACAGCCTGCCTGCGGGAGCGACTCCATCGCTGGCAGCAGATTGAACGCCTCTGCGGCTTTCCCATAATCAGGAATTCTGGTCTAGCAAACCTCACTGCTCAGCTCTACTCAGACTCAATTGCCCTGGGTATGCCCCGAGTGCCTCAGCCACCTTGTTCATGCCATAGCTCTGTACATGGATCTTTAGAGGATCTGTTAGAAGAATCCTCAATCTTACCACAGATGACAGGTAAGTAACAGGAATTGTGAGCTTTTGTCTATTAAGATCCCACGTATACAGTCCACAGAGCTTCCTATCAGCAGACTCTTGAGGCTCTGGACTTTACATTTGGATCAACAATTCATGTCCTGGAAGACTTGCAAATGTTATACTTCTCCACTAATATAGGAAGAAAGTGTAAAGGGACTGACATTAGCATGTTTATGGCTGACTAGCATGTTGGTGGTTAGCTCACCAACTAGCTGAACAAGTaggaaaacatgtttgtctgtgcCTGGCATTACACTACAACACTGTCTGATATATATGGATTGTTACCTGCTAATTGGTTCATCTTGGTTCCAGTTGCACCACTGAAGCGCTCTCCTCGAACACAGGGATCTACCAAATGTCGGCCATGTCGGCCTGGTGTCATTACTCAGCCACCGACTGCCATGATCTCCCCAGACCCTGACCTTCTCATCCCCATCCGAGCTCCTTACCTTTGCTTTGATGAGGAAGAAAGCCTTCTCCGGAAAACGCTAAAGCAACAGTATGTCTCCTTGTCCACAACTTTTAGTAGTTTGTGAACAATTTCAGCAGAACCTGTATTGATGTTTGTCCATAGTTtaattccttccttcctttcttcctcccctTATTCTTCCATTCCTTTCTCTCACTAATAGAAACTCCCAAGAGAAGTACTCAGACACAGACTGCatgatttctcctcctctcagcaaAATGTACCATAATCCCACTGTTGATGCTTCCTCTCAAAGGCTTTATCATGATGAAACTGAGCTACTTGCAGATCCCTCAATTTCAAAGACTTTGAGTAAAGAAGTAGAGGTTGTTGTTCCAGTTCGTAAAGTTTCCACAGAAGAGCTTGAGGTAGATGTTGTCTGCAGGAAGATGGGGAGAGACAAATTGCTGGATTCGTCTTTGGAATCTTTGAAGATGTCTAAAGAAGAGTCTTCAAAAGATATTCCATCCTGGAAAGTAGAAAGAGATACAATAGGGGATTTTATTGACCCTTCTTCAAGGAATATATACAGAGAAATAAGTGATTTACCAATGGATGTTAGAAAGATCATTTGGAATGAATTAGAAGCATCAACAGATAAACAGCCACAAAGGAACATATCCAGAGGTATGATGGGGGCTTCATTTGACAGCAGCTTAAGAAAGATAACACAAGATGATGCTGAGCATCCGTTTGACTTAGTACCCAGAAGAGTGACAAGAAATTCAAAGGCTATTTCCCTAGACACAGGTTCAAGAAAGCTTCTGTGGAATAAAGGAGAATGTCAGCTTGATTCCTCAGTGAGGGCATTGGCAATGGACAAAATGGTTGAGACAACTAGAGCACCACGAAGGATCTCACGAGATGAGTTGGAGCATTGTACAGATCTTGCTTCCCAAAAGATGCTACCCAGAGAGAAACTTGATGCCCTTATGGATATCTCGTCCTCTGCAGAGATGCAAGAACCAGCAAACCGGAGGATGCTGAGAGATGAACTTGAGCTGTCTACTGGTTCTCTCAGACGGAGAATACCAAGAATGGCAAGAGATGACACAGACAGTTTGGTTGACAATCCCGCAGGAAAAATCAGGGATAGAGTTGATGTTCCAGACCTTATGTTAACCTCCCAGGGGCCGTGGACATCATCAGATCTTTTTAACGCTGGTCCGTTGAGCCAGCTCGTGTATGATGGAATCCTTGAGAAGTCCTGCATCTCCCCAACACCTCCTCAGGCCAGGCTGCCAGCAGACGTGGAGCCCCCTATGCCACCACCAAGGGTCGCCATTCCATCTCTCACTTCCCCTTCTGAGactggagaagagaagagcaagGATAAAGAAAAGAGCAAGAAATCCATGAAGCTCAaaagtctttttaaaaagaaaaatgattcaaCAACAGAGAAGCCTCAAAGTGGTCTTCAGAAACTCTGacaatcaatttttttttcgTTTTCTTAGCATTTTATTGAATCATAAAATGGCGTTTTAGGATCTCATGGAAGATATCAGGTAGCACTTCAAGAAAGGACAATTTTACCTGAAGAAGTCAGTGGTGTCTGGAATATTAAATATGATGTTTTCATTCTCTGAGTTTGGTGGCACTGAGAGAATCATGGTACACGCATGATGCCTAATGTTGCCTGTGAACACTTTTTTAAGAAGATACAGTACATTTGTTAACATATGACAGTTGAATATGTAATCAATAGGAAACTGCAAAAGCTTTTCACGTGACTTACTTATATTTAAAGATGATATCTTTGATTAAGTCTTATTTACACATATGGTTGATACcatatattattttgaatgtagatttttttgATGCTTTGCCTATGGCTGAAGgattaaataatgtttaaatacatgCTGCTCTTCTGTATAACAGAGGTTTGAACGGAGACACTTACTGCAGTAGAAAATgaaagcattttgttttgagAGAACTGTGGTTATATTAAGTGAGGTCTTGATAAGTTTCCCCCCTTGGAACTCGATTTGTATTCTATGATATAAAGAATGAAAGGGAGTCTGGTCCGACATTTAGCTTCATTTTCCCTACAGCTGCTTGGTGAACACATCACACTTAGGCAGTTTGAAGGCCCCAAAAACCTATTTTGTCAATTAGTTTTTTACTACGACAGTTTTGATAATATTGcatgaaagattttttttttattgttttttacgCTGTCTCCTATAAATTACCTTTGGAATAAACtagaacaaaaaaataattgtgaccagatatttttttttaatacagtaaGGATTAAGTTGTTAATCAACATTTATTGGAGGTTGACACACAGTAAAGTGTACAATGTACAATGTTTTGGTTTCTGGCAGTCACAGTTCTTGGCTTCTGGTAACACTTGTACTTGGAAACAAcagtcatgggggggggggggggggggggggtgaccgATGCGATATTGACTTCAACTACCACAGTTACCATGATCTGAACAGAAAACATGCCTGCAGGCAAATAAGAGCAGGACTGGAGGTTATTAAGTTGTTTTCCTTCATCTAGACTGTAGTGTTACATTGTTGGCATATAGGTCATGGTTTGTGTTAAGCTAATTTTAGCTCTCTGTCACTGTCAATATCCAACTTCTCCCTTTACAATCTGAAAGATATATCTGACCACATGGCCGCTGTTGACAGCAGATTGTCATGCACCAATCAGGTTTaggaacattttaaatcaaaatcagaTTTATTGTATGGCTGTTTGACGACACCCACACACTACTGCTGAGGCAGATAAGCCAAGTAGTTATTTGCTTTAAACTTTTAGTCTTGCTTTTTTCCCTATTATTTGATTGTTGTTTGCTATTGACCAGTGCGTCAGCGggtcagacatttgtgtttggGGCTGTAGGGAGAGGCCCTGCTGTTGTGGTCCagctaaaaacaaaagagaaggaTGAGCTGGATCTAAGAACGTAACAGAGCCATAACATCAGGCTCCCCTGCAAAGGGCCATGACTCTGATCACCAGCTGGAATagacataaaacaacatttgcatTACCTTGTAACCTGGAGCACATGCTTTCAGAACGGAAACTGCTGGttgctgtgtatttatttattttttgcactCTACTACTCACTCGCAGCTACCTCAGTCACAGCGTTCTGGTTGCGTTTTCATGAAGTGCAATGGGGCATTTTTGACAGCTGGTGTATCCCTAACAATCTAATAGCCTACAAGGTTGCAGATAGATCAGGGTTAACAAAGCTAATATTGACCCTTTATTGACCCAGTTTGGAATCACccaagtttcttttttaaatgtgcataaTTCTGAAGAGCAGTTTACTTACTAAAACAGTAAagcgttttttttctcttttttaaataagtgcATTTAGATGCATATTTGATTGCGTGAATTGTTTATGGATTATTAATGATCCTTTTATTGTTTACAGACATAAATACAGTAGCCTATTATGAccttttaaatcaaataactgaaaaaaaagcctttgattgatttaaaaatgattattggaatatgttttctgtcatgtctTACTTTGAATGAGTGTCAAGTATCGGGGATATATCAATACAATATTTCCCCTGTTCTTATCTGAGGATAactgctgtttgctgctgtgtaTTAGTATGAAAATAAGATTTATTGGACTGTTGTTATTTGCTGATTTAATAGCAACTGAtgattgagaaaataaacaaggtgAAATAAGGAAATGTTGTGCACTCATATGTACGATTAAAAACAACCAACACATCACCAGTCTATAAATTATTTCAATCCTTTGTGAAAGAGACCTGAAATATTGAATTGCAGCTTGAATGGATATAGTCCTGACAGAACCTTCATGACAGGTAATGTTTTTGTTCGTTTACTTAGTAGAAATAAGGTTTTCATCAGACCCCTTGAATAGAACAGCAGTGTTGCTATTGTTAAAGGTAGAACATCATGTTTTTTCCTGCAGCCACAGTGACTGAGAATTAAAAAGAGCCGTATAATTCAATTTGGACCCTTTCACTGTGACGTCCAACTTTTTAATTGGACTATACGGTGCATTGCATTGACTTTCCACTAGAGGTCAGGTAAAGATCATCTTTACGAATCATTTATTTCACAGTACACCTCCCTTCAAACTGAAAAGAATAATTTTACATCAGATGAGAACGagtcaaatgaaaatatgtttatttagttattaaaatatatataattataattttttttttttatgaaatgtccTCAGCGTTGCAGgatttacacaaataaaaagtaCCTTGGAGAAAGATAAGGGAAATATTCTTACAAAAACCACAACAGGTTGAACTGTTAATCTGTACAGTACATTTGATTTTCATTACATCCATGGAATCTGTGACAAACAGCATGTAAATCAGAAGCTGACACTATATCAGAGCATTTACTGTCATTTACTGTCTGCAGGGGCTTTATGaccacaaatgcaaa
Protein-coding regions in this window:
- the stim2a gene encoding stromal interaction molecule 2 isoform X1 translates to MLPLSPLLLLVFPAAIFVAAQGAGDLQGFSLPGGSAGFDPTDPCMGVTPPCMSEADRYSLEALRIIHHMMDDDQDGGIEVEESMEFIIEDMKQQQTNKHSNLHREDQHITVEELWRGWKSSEVHNWTQDEVLRWLKDFVELPQYERNFKDFKVNGNTLPRIAANEPSFLSAQLRVLDQRDKQKLNIKALDVVLFGPPARPHNYMKDLVLIVSVVMGVGGCWFAQAQNKASKVHITKMMKDLDSLQRAEQSLTDLQEQLEQAQEEKRNVAEEKQNLEEKMRDEIMGAQEETYRLHELRQGAVTELSRLRYAEEELEQVRGALKQAEKDMHASWSVSEVLQQWLQLTHEVEVKYYNVKKQSAEQQLSVAKEEAEKIKKKRSSLLGTLHVAHSSSLDQVDHKILQAKNALFEVTACLRERLHRWQQIERLCGFPIIRNSGLANLTAQLYSDSIALGMPRVPQPPCSCHSSVHGSLEDLLEESSILPQMTVAPLKRSPRTQGSTKCRPCRPGVITQPPTAMISPDPDLLIPIRAPYLCFDEEESLLRKTLKQQNSQEKYSDTDCMISPPLSKMYHNPTVDASSQRLYHDETELLADPSISKTLSKEVEVVVPVRKVSTEELEVDVVCRKMGRDKLLDSSLESLKMSKEESSKDIPSWKVERDTIGDFIDPSSRNIYREISDLPMDVRKIIWNELEASTDKQPQRNISRGMMGASFDSSLRKITQDDAEHPFDLVPRRVTRNSKAISLDTGSRKLLWNKGECQLDSSVRALAMDKMVETTRAPRRISRDELEHCTDLASQKMLPREKLDALMDISSSAEMQEPANRRMLRDELELSTGSLRRRIPRMARDDTDSLVDNPAGKIRDRVDVPDLMLTSQGPWTSSDLFNAGPLSQLVYDGILEKSCISPTPPQARLPADVEPPMPPPRVAIPSLTSPSETGEEKSKDKEKSKKSMKLKSLFKKKNDSTTEKPQSGLQKL
- the stim2a gene encoding stromal interaction molecule 2 isoform X2, with product MLPLSPLLLLVFPAAIFVAAQGAGDLQGFSLPGGSAGFDPTDPCMGVTPPCMSEADRYSLEALRIIHHMMDDDQDGGIEVEESMEFIIEDMKQQQTNKHSNLHREDQHITVEELWRGWKSSEVHNWTQDEVLRWLKDFVELPQYERNFKDFKVNGNTLPRIAANEPSFLSAQLRVLDQRDKQKLNIKALDVVLFGPPARPHNYMKDLVLIVSVVMGVGGCWFAQAQNKASKVHITKMMKDLDSLQRAEQSLTDLQEQLEQAQEEKRNVAEEKQNLEEKMRDEIMGAQEETYRLHELRQGAVTELSRLRYAEEELEQVRGALKQAEKDMHASWSVSEVLQQWLQLTHEVEVKYYNVKKQSAEQQLSVAKEEAEKIKKKRSSLLGTLHVAHSSSLDQVDHKILQAKNALFEVTACLRERLHRWQQIERLCGFPIIRNSGLANLTAQLYSDSIALVAPLKRSPRTQGSTKCRPCRPGVITQPPTAMISPDPDLLIPIRAPYLCFDEEESLLRKTLKQQNSQEKYSDTDCMISPPLSKMYHNPTVDASSQRLYHDETELLADPSISKTLSKEVEVVVPVRKVSTEELEVDVVCRKMGRDKLLDSSLESLKMSKEESSKDIPSWKVERDTIGDFIDPSSRNIYREISDLPMDVRKIIWNELEASTDKQPQRNISRGMMGASFDSSLRKITQDDAEHPFDLVPRRVTRNSKAISLDTGSRKLLWNKGECQLDSSVRALAMDKMVETTRAPRRISRDELEHCTDLASQKMLPREKLDALMDISSSAEMQEPANRRMLRDELELSTGSLRRRIPRMARDDTDSLVDNPAGKIRDRVDVPDLMLTSQGPWTSSDLFNAGPLSQLVYDGILEKSCISPTPPQARLPADVEPPMPPPRVAIPSLTSPSETGEEKSKDKEKSKKSMKLKSLFKKKNDSTTEKPQSGLQKL